In Parasteatoda tepidariorum isolate YZ-2023 chromosome 2, CAS_Ptep_4.0, whole genome shotgun sequence, one DNA window encodes the following:
- the LOC107439875 gene encoding damage-control phosphatase ARMT1 isoform X2, with amino-acid sequence MKNVIGRLSCLQNEMVTNKPIIPLCDEFEDTQLWNEFLKKEEQLYDFTPAWFDSSWLYAECYFYRRIKQSFLLSSLLKDYDPFQEQKKDSFFSTMDAVIFLCSALDKTRNELKNCNNETEKFDLFRTYLEVSLWGNKWDLSLTAGKINTEQSNPLTELKELRAKILVNDTENAYQILNDAKKHKENVIVDFVLDNAGFELFGDLCFIHFLLDSGLVDQINVYPKTIPWFVSDTLVKDIHWLLEYLSQSHNENLVRFSQETSSRTKSGVINIIEHKFWTLPYDYSEMESVDPQLYQKLSESDLVIFKGDLNYRKLAGDRQWDETVTFKQALNGFLPTSVLALRAIKADVVVGLKSGTDEELSQISENWKFSGDYALVQIYKKQK; translated from the exons atgaaaaatgtaattggCCGATTATCATGTCTTCAAAATGAAATGGTTACAAACAAGCCAATTATACCTTTATGTGATGAGTTTGAAGATACTCAATTATggaatgaatttttgaagaaagaagAACAACTTTATGATTTTACTCCAGCTTGGTTTGACTCATCTTGGTTGTATGCTGAATGTTATTTCTATCGCCGAATAAAGCAATCATTTCTACttag ctccTTATTGAAAGATTATGATCCATTCCAAGAGCAAAAGAAAGACTCCTTTTTCTCCACCATGGATGCTGTCATATTTCTGTGTTCTGCATTAGATAAAACTAGAAATGAGTTGAAAAACTGCAataatgaaactgaaaaattcgatttattCAGAACTTATTTAGAA GTTTCTCTTTGGGGAAATAAATGGGACTTATCACTAACAGCTGGCAAGATAAATACTGAACAGTCTAATCCCCTTACTGAGCTCAAGGAATTAAGAGCAAAAATTCTAGTCAATGATACAGAAAATGCTTATCAAATTCTAAATGATGCCAAAAAGCACAAAGAGAACGTAATTGTCGATTTTGTTCTGGACAATGCTGGATTTGAATTATTTGGCGACCtctgtttcattcattttctgtTGGATTCTGGGTTAGTGGACCAAATCAATGTATACCCCAAAACAATACCTTGGTTTGTGTCCGATACTTTGGTCAAGGATATTCACTGGTTGTTAGAATATTTATCTCAAAGccataatgaaaatttagttaGATTTAGTCAGGAAACTTCATCACGAACCAAATCTggagttataaatattatagagCACAAGTTTTGGACATTGCCTTACGATTATAGTGAAATGGAATCTGTGGATCCTCAACTGTATCAAAAATTGTCAGAAAGCGATCTTGTTATCTTTAAAGGTGATTTGAACTACAGGAAGCTAGCAGGTGACCGGCAATGGGATGAGACTGTTACGTTTAAGCAAGCCTTAAATGGCTTTTTACCAACCTCTGTTCTGGCTCTACGCGCAATTAAAGCAGATGTGGTGGTGGGACTGAAATCTGGTACTGATGAAGAACTTTCACAAATATCTGAGAATTGGAAATTTAGTGGAGATTATGCTCTtgtgcaaatttataaaaaacaaaaatga
- the LOC107439875 gene encoding damage-control phosphatase ARMT1 isoform X1 yields the protein MSGLKKNNSLPYHYSGKYTGSYAYKTIKDRLPIILVQVIDSLCRNKEKITESYGEGGSEDMKNVIGRLSCLQNEMVTNKPIIPLCDEFEDTQLWNEFLKKEEQLYDFTPAWFDSSWLYAECYFYRRIKQSFLLSSLLKDYDPFQEQKKDSFFSTMDAVIFLCSALDKTRNELKNCNNETEKFDLFRTYLEVSLWGNKWDLSLTAGKINTEQSNPLTELKELRAKILVNDTENAYQILNDAKKHKENVIVDFVLDNAGFELFGDLCFIHFLLDSGLVDQINVYPKTIPWFVSDTLVKDIHWLLEYLSQSHNENLVRFSQETSSRTKSGVINIIEHKFWTLPYDYSEMESVDPQLYQKLSESDLVIFKGDLNYRKLAGDRQWDETVTFKQALNGFLPTSVLALRAIKADVVVGLKSGTDEELSQISENWKFSGDYALVQIYKKQK from the exons ATGTccggattgaaaaaaaataatagtcttCCCTATCATTATTCAGGAAAATATACCGG gAGCTATGCCTATAAAACCATTAAAGACAGGTTACCTATAATTCTTGTTCAAGTTATCGATTCCTTGTgcagaaacaaagaaaaaattactgaatcctATGGTGAA GGTGGCTCTGAAgatatgaaaaatgtaattggCCGATTATCATGTCTTCAAAATGAAATGGTTACAAACAAGCCAATTATACCTTTATGTGATGAGTTTGAAGATACTCAATTATggaatgaatttttgaagaaagaagAACAACTTTATGATTTTACTCCAGCTTGGTTTGACTCATCTTGGTTGTATGCTGAATGTTATTTCTATCGCCGAATAAAGCAATCATTTCTACttag ctccTTATTGAAAGATTATGATCCATTCCAAGAGCAAAAGAAAGACTCCTTTTTCTCCACCATGGATGCTGTCATATTTCTGTGTTCTGCATTAGATAAAACTAGAAATGAGTTGAAAAACTGCAataatgaaactgaaaaattcgatttattCAGAACTTATTTAGAA GTTTCTCTTTGGGGAAATAAATGGGACTTATCACTAACAGCTGGCAAGATAAATACTGAACAGTCTAATCCCCTTACTGAGCTCAAGGAATTAAGAGCAAAAATTCTAGTCAATGATACAGAAAATGCTTATCAAATTCTAAATGATGCCAAAAAGCACAAAGAGAACGTAATTGTCGATTTTGTTCTGGACAATGCTGGATTTGAATTATTTGGCGACCtctgtttcattcattttctgtTGGATTCTGGGTTAGTGGACCAAATCAATGTATACCCCAAAACAATACCTTGGTTTGTGTCCGATACTTTGGTCAAGGATATTCACTGGTTGTTAGAATATTTATCTCAAAGccataatgaaaatttagttaGATTTAGTCAGGAAACTTCATCACGAACCAAATCTggagttataaatattatagagCACAAGTTTTGGACATTGCCTTACGATTATAGTGAAATGGAATCTGTGGATCCTCAACTGTATCAAAAATTGTCAGAAAGCGATCTTGTTATCTTTAAAGGTGATTTGAACTACAGGAAGCTAGCAGGTGACCGGCAATGGGATGAGACTGTTACGTTTAAGCAAGCCTTAAATGGCTTTTTACCAACCTCTGTTCTGGCTCTACGCGCAATTAAAGCAGATGTGGTGGTGGGACTGAAATCTGGTACTGATGAAGAACTTTCACAAATATCTGAGAATTGGAAATTTAGTGGAGATTATGCTCTtgtgcaaatttataaaaaacaaaaatga